The DNA sequence TAGAAGAAGCATGGATGATTTTTTTCTTGAGTATTTTTTTCATAAGCTGCACAGCAGATTTGTCAGATTCCTTATCAGCTTTCTTTTCTCCTCTGTCATGTTTAATTCCAGAGTATTCCTCAGGCATTTTAGTTTTCTCAAACAGCTCCCCGAGCGATGTCCTGTTCTCCTTCTTTGGGACTGTTGTTTCTGCCGTGGCCACTGCTGTCCCTAAAAGATAGCCCTGAAGTGGACATATTATTGTTCCGTTTACACTGCTATCAGTGCCTTCCAGGGGTTTGCCACTGAGAGTAATGGTGCTTGCATGGCTGCTTCGGGCTGCACTCGCATGGCTGTTTCGACCCCCACTTGCATGGCTGTTCCTGCCAGATGAATCATCATTACCCTCAGCTCCCAAGACCTTTTCCAGCTCTTCATTTATCAGCCTTAAATCACTCTCTGTTACTTCACTCTGCTTTTCGGTTATGTTGTCAACAGATATGGAAAATTTTGGTGTTGATGGATCGCCAATAATTGGGTCAGAACCAAGCGTTCCGATTGCAAGGAAACCGTGAAAGAGTTCAGAAAAAGCAGATGGTTCTTCTCCAAGCTCGTCATCCTCTGCTCCTGCCAATTCTAAGCCAGCAAATGATTTTCGACGAACGTTTTCTCTCCGTATTTTGGTCCTAGAGCAATAATTGGGCTTTGTGTAGTAGTGATGTTCATCAACTGATGGCTGCCCTGTCGAACAGGAACAAGGTTGCCCTGACTCAGAAAATGTGAATAAATAATGTATACGCCATCTCTTGGCCGCAGTCAGAGTCTTAATATGTTATATAAGCTAGAGTAGCGGCTCCTCCTCCAGAACTGAAGCATGACATTACTGTCATCTTAACTTATGGTTGTGCAACATGACAAGTTTTAATTTGTACTTACCAGTGGAAAATTCCTTGAGTGTTTCGCCACTAGTCTGACGAAGCTTACGATGCATCCAACCTAATAACTGCAACAAAACATGCAACAATGAGTTTTAATAAAAGATAACTGTTTTAACACAGAACTCCATAGAGAGGCTGACCTTCATTGCTTTAGTCTTCGCTCGCTGTATGTTTGATCACAATATGAGCAACTGCAGACCTTATATATGTAAATGTTAATAAGTGTATGCAATTCTTAAAGGCCTAAGAGACATGTCGCATCCAAATTAAGATAGTTATAGGGAAACAAAGAGAAAACTACAAGGTTTGCtggctttttttttaaaacatcaaatattattttaacaattgTGTCATATGGTCTGGTCTCTTGGGCTGGTCATTTTATTTCTATCAGATCATGTGCTATGATGGCGCTACTTTATGATCATGATCAGTGATTTGTTTATCGTGTTCTTGTTTGGATGCTTAAATTTCACTGTAATCTTGATTTGTGTAATGAAGTTATGCATCAAGATACAAATAGTCACCAATGTCCTTTCTAATTAAACGTGACTTGCCTGTCATATCATTTGTTTCTAAGCATTTGTTTTTTCGTTGGTTGATGATGAATTATCCATGCTGACAATTTGATACCCGGGACTAGAATCCACGAGAGCAGGAATGGAAAACGTTTCAAACCTTTGTTGGTTCAAAGATTACATGCTAAAGATTAATTAAATAAGTGTGGAGAACTGGTCACCCTAAGAATTTGCTTTTGAGGCCTGATGGCCACTAACTCTGCCATGGAAGCCTCAGCGTACAACGATAATGGGATTAGTAAAGTGTTTACATTCTGTTTCAGTTACTCCAAACAAATTACTGATTACACATCTGTTAGATTAGTAGTGATTATGCATGTAATCCAAAAACTTGGTGTCATTGTGATGGCCAATACTAGGATACATATATAAGCAACACCCATGCTACTATCTCTTGCAGAATGATATATCGCACATGTTAATAAGACACTTTTTTTCCCATGCTGCTATCTCTTGTAGGTTGATGTGTTGCACATGTGTCTCTGATTTCAACCATTTAACTGATTCAATTCTCAACAATACTTGTTTCTTTTATTATCATTATGTTATTGCCCATCGCAAGCAGTTCCAAGTTCGATACCTCAGTGAAACTCAGTAGCTGATAATATGATTCTTCTGGATTACATGATACAATGGAACTGGAATCAGAAGTCTGTAGCAGATGCATAGGGTATATTTACATTCTACGGCAATTTTTTTCTCAGTAAATGATTGAATATTCGACTACTTTCTCCCTCACTTTTTTATCTGATATGTTATAGTATCACTAATTGTTGCCCACTTTCCTTTTGGGAAGGCAACAAGGACCTGAGTACAAAAAGGGTATAAATACCTGATTGTTTTTCTATAATCTTGTGATGATAAGTCTGAAAGGCAATTTCGACTTTTATCACATGTCATGCTTGTTGAGTTTCGTAGGTGTTTGCTTGTCTCGAAAGAAAGGAAAATCATAGTAATCGTTTTCATCTACTTGAGATTttctatgataattttttgaacTATTGTTTTAATTGTATAAGATTTTAACTTGGAAAAAGATATCTATAGGACTTGGATTTCTTCTCTGGATATACTTTACCACCATCATTGTGCAAGCAAAACCCGCAGCTACAATTTAGATTGCCATGTCTACTTGTGCAGCCATGGTCTTCCGGCACTA is a window from the Daucus carota subsp. sativus chromosome 8, DH1 v3.0, whole genome shotgun sequence genome containing:
- the LOC108197864 gene encoding protein LAZY 1 translates to MKLLGWMHRKLRQTSGETLKEFSTGQPSVDEHHYYTKPNYCSRTKIRRENVRRKSFAGLELAGAEDDELGEEPSAFSELFHGFLAIGTLGSDPIIGDPSTPKFSISVDNITEKQSEVTESDLRLINEELEKVLGAEGNDDSSGRNSHASGGRNSHASAARSSHASTITLSGKPLEGTDSSVNGTIICPLQGYLLGTAVATAETTVPKKENRTSLGELFEKTKMPEEYSGIKHDRGEKKADKESDKSAVQLMKKILKKKIIHASSRSWTASSGGSTDSVSADKKLPKILHMFHRKVHPENSVPRGKSDKLQKDDDDLKNDMNEEGDNDANQRLSEEDIVIYPRRGLSKKSHSYPHQGILDSSVNKEHWIKTDTDYLVLEL